In one window of Burkholderia multivorans ATCC BAA-247 DNA:
- a CDS encoding CaiB/BaiF CoA transferase family protein codes for MQARPLEGIRVVDYSHFLAGPYVGRCLAALGAEVIKVERPGGGDAGRRHATILDDQQSAYFLQLNMGKRGVSVDMKDPRGKTFMQRLCDSADVFIENYRPGALDKLGLGYAALSARNPRLVYCSISAYGHTGPDAHRAGFGLIAEAKSGIMQMIGNPGEPPPLMRISLGDMYTGIHAVAAINAALLGRVASGRGQHIDMALYDTLVSMHEYAVQCYTMQGVVPEQTGHDMPTSTLYGVFRAADGDLVIAAQVDDAWKRFAAVVEQHGGPAGFGTDTRFHDLNGRNAHREAILAVVKPWVAGRSVADVLALLDEVDVPCAKVQRIDEVVNDPQIVARGMVIEQAHPRFGTLRLPNLPFRFSDCDTSIREVGPDLGQHNVEVAQSLGFSAAEIDAMQTDGVLFSKRSA; via the coding sequence ATGCAGGCCCGTCCCCTCGAAGGCATTCGCGTCGTCGATTACAGCCACTTTCTTGCCGGCCCGTATGTCGGCCGCTGCCTCGCCGCGCTCGGCGCAGAAGTCATCAAGGTCGAGCGCCCCGGCGGCGGCGACGCCGGGCGCCGGCACGCGACGATCCTGGACGATCAGCAAAGCGCCTATTTTCTGCAGCTCAACATGGGCAAGCGCGGTGTCAGCGTCGACATGAAGGACCCGCGCGGCAAGACGTTCATGCAACGCCTGTGCGACTCGGCCGACGTGTTTATCGAGAACTATCGTCCCGGTGCGCTCGACAAGCTCGGTCTCGGCTACGCGGCGTTGTCGGCGCGCAATCCGCGGCTCGTCTACTGCTCGATCTCGGCGTACGGCCACACGGGGCCCGACGCGCATCGTGCGGGCTTCGGCCTGATCGCCGAAGCGAAGAGCGGCATCATGCAGATGATCGGCAATCCGGGCGAGCCGCCGCCGCTCATGCGCATTTCGCTCGGCGACATGTACACCGGCATTCACGCGGTCGCCGCGATCAACGCGGCGCTGCTCGGCCGCGTAGCGAGCGGGCGCGGGCAGCATATCGACATGGCGCTGTACGACACGCTGGTGTCGATGCACGAATATGCCGTCCAGTGCTACACGATGCAGGGCGTCGTTCCCGAGCAGACCGGCCACGACATGCCGACGTCCACGCTGTACGGCGTCTTCCGCGCCGCCGACGGCGACCTCGTCATCGCCGCGCAAGTCGACGATGCGTGGAAGCGGTTCGCGGCGGTCGTCGAGCAGCATGGCGGCCCCGCCGGTTTTGGAACCGACACGCGCTTTCACGACCTGAACGGCCGCAACGCCCATCGCGAAGCCATTCTTGCCGTGGTGAAGCCGTGGGTGGCCGGCCGCTCGGTGGCCGACGTTCTGGCGCTGCTGGACGAGGTCGACGTTCCTTGCGCGAAGGTGCAGCGCATCGACGAGGTCGTCAACGATCCGCAAATCGTCGCGCGCGGCATGGTGATCGAACAGGCGCATCCGCGCTTCGGCACGCTGCGTCTGCCGAACCTGCCGTTCCGTTTTTCCGATTGCGATACGTCGATTCGCGAAGTCGGCCCGGACCTCGGTCAGCACAACGTGGAGGTCGCGCAATCGCTCGGCTTCAGTGCAGCGGAAATCGACGCGATGCAAACCGACGGCGTGCTGTTCTCGAAAAGGAGCGCGTGA
- a CDS encoding VOC family protein has protein sequence MSAAKAYLEHVAIRVKDIHWHIRFFEEVLGMTMREVDGSREAPRQYWTLGGLQFISEPHYDGPEGRLAHLGVMCEELDAAIAAAQAFGVTEMPQGRNWLRLPDGLAIELIQAKPATCVAQALAIDPRAEA, from the coding sequence ATGAGCGCCGCGAAAGCCTATCTCGAGCACGTCGCCATCCGGGTGAAGGACATCCATTGGCATATCCGCTTCTTCGAGGAAGTGCTCGGCATGACCATGCGCGAAGTCGACGGCAGCCGGGAAGCGCCGCGTCAATACTGGACGCTCGGCGGTCTGCAATTCATCAGCGAGCCGCATTACGACGGACCGGAGGGTCGGCTCGCGCACCTCGGCGTGATGTGCGAAGAGCTCGACGCGGCCATCGCGGCGGCGCAGGCATTCGGCGTGACCGAAATGCCGCAGGGACGCAACTGGCTGCGCCTGCCCGACGGACTCGCGATCGAACTCATTCAGGCGAAACCGGCCACGTGCGTCGCACAGGCGCTGGCGATCGATCCGCGCGCGGAGGCGTGA
- a CDS encoding MFS transporter, whose product MSRTEPIAATSGVSPMTRAAAVLRVTSGNFIEQFDFFLFGFYATSISKIFFPSDSEFASLMLTFAVFGAGFLMRPLGAIFLGAYIDKVGRRTGLIVTLSIMASGTILIACVPGYASIGLLAPALVLLGRLLQGFSAGAELGGVSVYLAEMATPGNKGFYTSWQSASQQVAIVMAAAIGYGLNQWLSAQQIGAWGWRVPFFIGCAIVPFLFLLRRSLQETAAFQARRHHPQAREIFAMLLGNWRTVVGGMLLTAMTTTTFYLITVYTPTFGRSVLKLSTSDSLMVTLLVAASNFVWLPIGGAISDRIGRKPLLVAISVLAIFTAYPALFWLADAPSFARMLIVLLWFSFFFGMYNGAMVAALTEVMPVEVRVAGFSLAFSLATALFGGFTPAVSTYLIQALHDKAAPGYWLSFAALCGLGATLALYRRRADSGESAASSAG is encoded by the coding sequence ATGAGCCGTACCGAACCCATTGCCGCGACGTCCGGCGTTTCGCCGATGACGCGGGCCGCCGCCGTGCTGCGCGTGACCAGCGGCAATTTCATCGAACAGTTCGATTTCTTTCTGTTCGGCTTCTATGCGACATCGATCTCGAAGATCTTTTTTCCGTCGGACAGCGAGTTCGCGTCGCTGATGCTCACGTTCGCGGTATTCGGCGCCGGGTTCCTGATGCGTCCGCTCGGCGCGATCTTTCTCGGCGCGTATATCGACAAGGTCGGGCGGCGCACCGGCCTGATCGTCACGCTCTCGATCATGGCGAGCGGCACCATCCTGATCGCGTGCGTGCCGGGCTACGCGAGCATCGGCCTGCTCGCGCCGGCGCTGGTGCTGCTCGGGCGGCTGCTGCAAGGATTCTCCGCGGGGGCCGAGCTCGGCGGCGTGTCGGTTTATCTCGCGGAAATGGCCACGCCCGGCAACAAGGGTTTTTACACGAGCTGGCAATCGGCGAGCCAGCAGGTCGCGATCGTGATGGCGGCGGCCATCGGTTACGGGCTGAACCAGTGGCTGTCGGCGCAGCAGATCGGCGCATGGGGCTGGCGCGTGCCGTTTTTCATCGGCTGTGCGATCGTGCCGTTTCTGTTCTTGCTGCGGCGCTCGCTGCAGGAGACCGCGGCGTTCCAAGCGCGGCGGCACCATCCGCAGGCACGCGAGATCTTCGCGATGCTGCTCGGCAACTGGCGGACCGTCGTCGGCGGCATGCTGCTGACAGCGATGACGACCACGACGTTTTATCTCATCACCGTCTATACGCCGACCTTCGGCAGATCGGTGCTGAAGCTGTCCACGTCGGACAGCCTGATGGTGACGCTGCTCGTGGCCGCGTCGAATTTCGTCTGGCTGCCGATCGGCGGCGCGATCTCGGACCGCATCGGCCGCAAGCCGCTGCTCGTCGCGATTTCCGTGCTCGCGATCTTCACGGCCTATCCGGCGCTGTTCTGGCTCGCCGATGCGCCGAGCTTCGCGCGCATGCTGATCGTGCTGCTGTGGTTCTCGTTCTTTTTCGGCATGTATAACGGCGCGATGGTCGCCGCGCTGACGGAAGTGATGCCGGTCGAAGTACGCGTCGCCGGGTTCTCGCTGGCGTTCAGTCTGGCGACCGCCTTGTTCGGCGGGTTTACGCCGGCCGTGTCGACGTATCTGATCCAGGCGCTGCATGACAAGGCAGCGCCGGGCTACTGGCTGAGTTTCGCCGCGCTCTGCGGGCTCGGCGCGACGCTGGCGCTGTACCGGCGGCGCGCGGACAGTGGCGAGTCGGCCGCTTCGTCGGCGGGATAG
- the tcuA gene encoding FAD-dependent tricarballylate dehydrogenase TcuA codes for MVDVLVIGGGNAALCAALMAREAGASVLLLEAAPREWRGGNSQHTRNLRCMHDAPQDVLVDAYPEEEFWQDLLKVTGGITNEHLARLTIRASSSCRPWMQKHGVRFQPPLSGALHVARTNAFFMGGGKALVNAYYRSAEALGVEVRYDTPVDAIELDGSRFVAARSGSRRFEAHACVLAAGGFESNREWLRDAWGQNARGEWPADNFLIRGTRFNQGVLLKHMRDAGADMIGDPSQSHCVAIDARAPLYDGGICTRIDCVSLGVVVNRDAERFYDEGEDFWPKRYAIWGRLVAQQPEQIGYSIIDSKAIGRFMPPVFPGEKADTLPELARKLGLPERRFVDTLTRYNDACRVGTFDHTALDDCHTEGLTPPKTHWARRIDTPPFYGYALRPGITFTYLGLKTNERAQVHFGGEASENLFVAGEMMAGNVLGKGYTAGVGMSIGTAFGRIAGTQAARAALKTTEASRAAA; via the coding sequence ATGGTCGATGTGCTCGTAATCGGAGGAGGGAATGCTGCCCTGTGTGCGGCATTGATGGCGCGCGAAGCGGGCGCGTCGGTCCTGCTTCTCGAAGCCGCGCCGCGCGAATGGCGCGGCGGCAACTCGCAACACACGCGCAATCTGCGCTGCATGCACGATGCGCCGCAAGACGTGCTCGTCGATGCCTATCCGGAAGAGGAATTCTGGCAGGACCTGCTGAAGGTGACCGGCGGCATCACGAACGAACATCTGGCGCGGCTGACGATCCGCGCGTCGTCGTCGTGCCGGCCGTGGATGCAGAAGCACGGCGTGCGCTTTCAGCCGCCGCTGTCCGGTGCGCTTCACGTCGCACGCACGAACGCGTTCTTCATGGGCGGCGGCAAGGCGCTCGTCAACGCGTATTACCGCAGCGCCGAAGCGCTCGGCGTCGAGGTCCGGTACGACACGCCGGTCGATGCGATCGAGCTCGACGGCAGCCGTTTCGTCGCGGCGCGCAGCGGCAGCCGGCGCTTCGAGGCGCATGCCTGCGTCCTCGCCGCGGGCGGCTTCGAATCGAACCGCGAATGGCTGCGCGACGCGTGGGGGCAGAACGCGCGCGGCGAATGGCCGGCCGACAACTTCCTGATTCGCGGCACACGCTTCAACCAGGGCGTGCTCCTCAAGCATATGCGCGACGCCGGGGCCGACATGATCGGCGATCCGTCGCAGTCGCACTGCGTCGCCATCGATGCGCGCGCGCCGCTGTATGACGGCGGCATCTGTACGCGCATCGACTGCGTGTCGCTCGGCGTCGTCGTGAATCGCGACGCCGAGCGCTTCTACGACGAAGGCGAGGATTTCTGGCCGAAGCGCTATGCGATCTGGGGGCGGCTCGTTGCGCAGCAGCCCGAGCAGATCGGCTATTCGATCATCGATTCGAAAGCGATCGGCCGTTTCATGCCGCCGGTGTTTCCCGGCGAAAAGGCGGACACGCTGCCGGAACTCGCACGCAAGCTGGGCCTGCCCGAACGGCGCTTCGTCGACACGCTGACGCGCTACAACGACGCGTGCCGCGTCGGCACGTTCGATCACACGGCGCTCGACGACTGCCACACCGAAGGCCTCACGCCGCCGAAGACGCACTGGGCGCGCCGCATCGATACGCCGCCGTTCTACGGTTATGCGTTGCGGCCGGGCATTACGTTCACCTATCTCGGCCTGAAGACGAACGAGCGCGCGCAGGTCCACTTCGGCGGCGAAGCCAGCGAAAACCTGTTCGTCGCCGGCGAAATGATGGCCGGCAACGTGCTCGGCAAGGGCTATACGGCCGGCGTCGGCATGTCGATCGGCACGGCCTTCGGGCGCATCGCCGGGACGCAGGCTGCACGTGCGGCACTCAAGACAACGGAGGCAAGCCGTGCAGCAGCCTGA
- a CDS encoding MaoC family dehydratase yields the protein MSRIIEKYWDDAQEGDECISPTYTVTKQRILAYADLTGDHTPVHVDEDYANASHFGCIVAHGLFGLSVADGLKTQSDYRFVPGMSLGWTWDFLLPIKVNDVLHVKFRVGAMRASKSRPDWGIVVLPSELINQDGQVVQRGEHRLMIPRRPGAY from the coding sequence ATGAGCCGCATCATCGAAAAATACTGGGACGATGCGCAGGAAGGCGACGAATGCATCAGCCCGACGTATACGGTCACGAAACAACGCATTCTCGCCTATGCCGATCTCACGGGCGATCACACGCCCGTGCACGTCGATGAGGACTACGCGAACGCGAGCCACTTCGGCTGCATCGTCGCGCATGGCTTGTTCGGCTTGTCCGTCGCGGACGGCCTGAAGACGCAAAGCGACTATCGCTTCGTACCCGGCATGTCGCTCGGCTGGACCTGGGATTTCCTGCTGCCGATCAAGGTGAACGACGTACTGCACGTCAAGTTCCGCGTCGGCGCGATGCGCGCCAGCAAGAGCAGGCCCGACTGGGGCATCGTCGTTTTGCCGTCGGAACTGATCAACCAGGACGGCCAGGTCGTCCAGCGCGGCGAGCATCGTCTGATGATTCCGCGTCGTCCGGGAGCGTACTGA
- a CDS encoding sigma-54 interaction domain-containing protein → MNRFLPDPWPSGADLAAADRDADSGTAERSHTGASASASSIRANAGVFADPRSHALLERIRAVAPSDANVLIVGETGTGKELVARRLHQASRRRDGPFVAVNCGALSTTLVESELFGHEKGAFTGAFGAKAGWFETADGGTLFLDEIGDLPLPMQVKLLRVLQEREVVRVGARAGIPIDVRVVAATNVDLQQAVAAGHFRGDLFYRLAVVQLAVPPLRERPADILPLARHFVDDYRRRLGYGPRGIDARAARALESYDWPGNVRELENVIHHALLVSRHETLQHADLTFASAGTAAAAPHRDEPCAGAQAALEAALHALFDEGHGRLYERIEDTVMRVAFEFSHRNQLQAARLLGISRNVLRARLIRANEIAALK, encoded by the coding sequence ATGAACCGTTTTCTCCCCGATCCATGGCCGAGCGGTGCGGACCTCGCCGCCGCCGACCGCGACGCCGATTCCGGTACCGCCGAGCGATCGCACACGGGCGCGTCGGCGTCCGCTTCATCGATCCGCGCGAACGCCGGCGTATTCGCCGATCCGCGCTCGCACGCGCTGCTCGAGCGGATCCGCGCGGTCGCACCGAGCGACGCGAACGTGCTGATCGTCGGCGAAACGGGCACCGGCAAGGAGCTGGTCGCGCGTCGCCTGCACCAGGCGAGCCGTCGTCGCGACGGCCCGTTCGTCGCGGTGAACTGCGGCGCGTTGTCGACGACGCTCGTCGAAAGCGAATTGTTCGGTCACGAGAAAGGCGCGTTTACCGGCGCGTTCGGCGCGAAGGCCGGCTGGTTCGAAACCGCCGACGGCGGCACGCTGTTTCTCGACGAAATCGGCGACCTGCCGCTGCCGATGCAGGTCAAGCTGCTGCGCGTGCTGCAGGAGCGCGAAGTCGTGCGCGTCGGTGCACGGGCCGGCATTCCGATCGACGTGCGCGTCGTCGCCGCGACGAACGTCGATCTGCAGCAAGCGGTTGCGGCCGGTCATTTCCGCGGCGACCTCTTTTACCGGCTCGCCGTCGTGCAACTCGCGGTGCCGCCGCTGCGCGAGCGGCCGGCCGACATCCTGCCGCTCGCGCGCCATTTCGTCGACGACTACCGCCGCCGTCTCGGCTACGGGCCGCGCGGCATCGACGCGCGCGCCGCACGCGCGCTCGAATCGTATGACTGGCCCGGCAACGTCCGCGAGCTGGAAAACGTCATCCATCATGCGTTGCTCGTGAGCCGCCACGAGACGCTGCAGCACGCCGACCTGACGTTCGCCTCGGCCGGCACGGCCGCTGCGGCACCACATCGAGACGAGCCGTGTGCGGGCGCGCAGGCCGCACTCGAAGCCGCGCTGCACGCGCTGTTCGACGAAGGTCACGGCCGACTGTACGAACGCATCGAGGACACCGTGATGCGCGTCGCGTTCGAGTTCAGTCACCGCAATCAGCTTCAGGCCGCGCGCTTGCTCGGCATCAGCCGCAACGTGCTGCGCGCGAGATTGATCCGCGCAAACGAAATCGCCGCGTTGAAGTAA
- a CDS encoding ketopantoate reductase family protein, whose product MKIAFLGAGALGCAIGATLTEAGHETWLVDRFAAHVAAMSRDGLQIDDERGTRRVKVRATMDPAEVGTVDLVIVLVKSFHTDAAMRGALALVGPETVVLSLQNGLGHEDVLAEIVGRERVLAGKTYVGGVLRAPGQIQSGVAGKLTIVGELDGRITARVQAVADAFNGAGLTTRVSDNILGTMWDKLLINVATGAITGITRLTYGQLYDEPVLKATALAAIEEAMAAAKAAGVRLSIAAAEDAWNMAAEGLPAAFKTSMLQSLEKASITEIDFINGAVVRWGERLGVPTPVNATLVACIKGIERAMIDRQKEEVSA is encoded by the coding sequence ATGAAGATCGCATTTTTGGGCGCCGGCGCGCTGGGCTGCGCCATCGGTGCCACGCTGACCGAAGCCGGTCACGAGACATGGCTCGTCGACCGGTTTGCCGCGCATGTCGCGGCCATGTCGCGCGACGGGCTGCAGATCGACGACGAGCGCGGCACGCGGCGCGTCAAGGTTCGCGCGACGATGGATCCCGCCGAAGTCGGCACGGTCGATCTCGTGATCGTGCTGGTCAAGTCGTTCCATACCGATGCGGCGATGCGCGGCGCGCTCGCGCTCGTCGGGCCGGAGACCGTCGTTCTGTCGCTGCAAAACGGCCTCGGTCATGAAGACGTGCTCGCCGAAATCGTCGGACGAGAGCGCGTGCTCGCGGGCAAAACCTACGTGGGCGGCGTATTGCGCGCGCCGGGCCAGATTCAGAGCGGCGTCGCGGGCAAGCTCACGATCGTCGGCGAACTCGACGGCCGGATCACGGCCCGTGTGCAAGCGGTCGCGGACGCGTTCAACGGCGCAGGTTTGACCACGCGCGTCAGCGACAACATCCTCGGCACGATGTGGGACAAGCTGCTGATCAATGTCGCGACCGGCGCGATCACCGGCATCACGCGCCTGACCTACGGTCAGCTTTACGACGAGCCCGTCCTCAAGGCGACGGCGCTTGCGGCGATCGAAGAAGCAATGGCCGCGGCCAAAGCCGCCGGTGTCAGGCTGTCCATCGCCGCAGCGGAAGATGCGTGGAACATGGCCGCCGAAGGCCTTCCGGCCGCGTTCAAGACGTCGATGCTGCAAAGCCTCGAGAAAGCGTCGATCACCGAAATCGACTTCATCAACGGCGCCGTGGTGCGCTGGGGCGAACGGCTCGGCGTGCCGACGCCCGTCAATGCGACGCTTGTCGCCTGCATCAAGGGGATTGAACGCGCCATGATCGATCGCCAGAAAGAGGAGGTCTCGGCATGA
- a CDS encoding LysR family transcriptional regulator has product MELRQLRYFLSVVEHGSMGKAALELGVVTSALSQQISRLEGELSTRLLQRTSGGVIPTDAGLAFWRQAQLALRHIDDAALAARSARLSGHVSVGMAPSTASVLGVAFMQAMRARYPDVRLHLVESLSGHLASMLSARQIDLAVLFREESAQRWSVQPLLDERLFLIGAADLDGMPTRGSIRLTDLGKLPLILPSGTHGLRSLLSSAFKRAEYEPNIVAEVDGLALLMDIVRTGIGATIQPGAALARRENATLTSVPVAEKYARRPNLIASISDDELSPAGLAARVVLADVARQLVHEGRWPGARLRETDSSQKVKTR; this is encoded by the coding sequence ATGGAACTCAGACAACTACGTTATTTTCTCAGCGTCGTCGAACACGGCAGCATGGGCAAGGCCGCGCTGGAACTCGGCGTGGTGACCTCGGCGCTGAGTCAGCAGATCAGCCGACTCGAAGGCGAACTGTCCACGCGTTTGCTACAGCGCACGTCGGGCGGCGTCATTCCGACCGACGCAGGGCTGGCGTTCTGGCGTCAGGCGCAACTCGCGCTGCGTCATATCGACGACGCGGCGCTCGCCGCGCGCTCGGCGCGTCTGTCCGGCCATGTCAGCGTCGGCATGGCGCCGAGCACGGCGAGCGTGCTCGGCGTGGCGTTCATGCAGGCAATGCGCGCACGCTATCCCGATGTGCGGCTTCATCTCGTCGAAAGTCTGTCCGGTCATCTCGCGTCGATGCTGAGCGCGCGCCAGATCGATCTCGCCGTGCTGTTTCGCGAAGAATCCGCGCAACGCTGGAGCGTGCAGCCGCTGCTCGACGAGCGGCTGTTCCTGATCGGCGCGGCCGATCTCGACGGAATGCCGACACGCGGATCGATCCGGCTGACCGATCTCGGCAAGCTGCCGCTCATTCTGCCCAGCGGTACGCACGGGCTGCGTTCGCTGCTTTCGTCGGCGTTCAAGCGCGCCGAATACGAGCCGAACATCGTCGCCGAAGTCGACGGCCTCGCGCTGCTGATGGACATCGTCCGCACCGGCATCGGGGCGACCATACAGCCGGGCGCAGCACTCGCCAGACGCGAGAACGCGACGCTGACGAGCGTGCCCGTCGCGGAGAAATACGCGAGGCGGCCCAACCTCATCGCAAGCATTTCCGATGACGAACTGTCTCCGGCCGGGCTCGCCGCGCGCGTGGTCCTTGCCGATGTCGCGCGTCAACTCGTGCATGAAGGCCGCTGGCCCGGTGCGCGGCTGCGCGAAACCGACTCTTCACAAAAAGTGAAGACCCGTTGA
- the tcuB gene encoding tricarballylate utilization 4Fe-4S protein TcuB, with amino-acid sequence MQQPDALATERTHTASPVDTQKTSHGGAARVIPIVPMSASETEVARQMQICNACRYCEGFCAVFPAMTRRLEFGKADVNYLANLCHNCGACYHACQYAPPHEFAVNVPKAMAEVRLDTYTEYAFPAAFGALYKRNGLTLSVALAAGLALFLLLGTALHGGLSRDVGPANFYAVFPHTLLAAMFGSVFVFAMVALGVGVTRFWRDVSAGTTRASAPAVAEAAKNALTLKYLDGGHGEGCNERDDAFTLARRRFHHLTFYGFMMCFAATAIVTLYHYAFGLEAPYPFFSAPVLLGTAGGVGLIAGPAGLLWLNLTRAPERGDPRQRPMDRGFIALLLLTSASGLALLAGRTTAAMPSLLAVHLGIVIALFATLPYGKFAHGIFRSAALLKSSIEKRQRNASSVGAD; translated from the coding sequence GTGCAGCAGCCTGACGCACTCGCGACCGAACGCACGCACACGGCGTCGCCGGTCGATACCCAAAAAACTTCGCACGGCGGCGCGGCACGCGTGATCCCGATCGTGCCGATGAGCGCGAGCGAAACCGAAGTGGCGCGCCAGATGCAGATCTGCAACGCATGCCGCTATTGCGAAGGTTTTTGCGCCGTGTTCCCCGCGATGACGCGCCGGCTCGAATTCGGCAAGGCGGACGTCAACTATCTCGCGAATCTGTGCCACAACTGCGGTGCGTGCTATCACGCGTGCCAATACGCGCCACCGCACGAATTCGCCGTGAACGTGCCGAAAGCGATGGCCGAAGTCCGGCTCGACACCTACACCGAGTACGCGTTTCCTGCGGCGTTCGGTGCGCTGTACAAGCGCAACGGTCTGACGCTGTCGGTTGCACTCGCGGCCGGGCTCGCGCTGTTTCTGCTGCTCGGCACCGCATTGCACGGCGGCCTGTCGCGCGACGTCGGGCCTGCGAACTTCTACGCGGTCTTTCCGCACACGCTGCTCGCCGCGATGTTCGGCAGCGTATTTGTGTTCGCCATGGTCGCGCTCGGCGTGGGCGTCACGCGCTTCTGGCGCGACGTGTCGGCGGGAACGACACGCGCGAGCGCGCCGGCGGTGGCGGAAGCGGCGAAGAACGCGCTGACGCTCAAGTACCTCGACGGCGGCCACGGCGAGGGCTGCAACGAACGGGACGATGCGTTCACGCTGGCCCGGCGCCGTTTCCATCACCTGACGTTCTACGGCTTCATGATGTGCTTCGCGGCAACGGCGATCGTCACGCTTTATCACTACGCGTTCGGTCTGGAAGCGCCGTATCCGTTTTTCAGTGCGCCGGTGCTGCTCGGAACGGCGGGCGGCGTCGGACTGATCGCGGGGCCGGCAGGGCTGCTTTGGCTGAACCTGACACGCGCGCCGGAGCGCGGCGATCCGCGTCAGCGTCCGATGGACCGCGGCTTCATCGCGCTGCTGTTGCTGACCAGTGCATCCGGTCTCGCATTGCTCGCCGGTCGTACGACTGCCGCGATGCCTTCGCTGCTCGCCGTCCATCTCGGCATCGTGATCGCGCTATTCGCGACGCTGCCTTACGGCAAGTTCGCGCACGGCATTTTCCGCTCGGCCGCCTTGCTCAAATCGTCGATCGAGAAGCGGCAACGCAACGCGTCGAGCGTCGGCGCCGACTAG